The following proteins come from a genomic window of Corynebacterium falsenii:
- the glgB gene encoding 1,4-alpha-glucan branching protein GlgB: MTLNPNDVQRLEQRRHHAPHDVLGAHETDDGSTVITTIQFGARSVAVSINGRAAEPMEQVGNGIFQLTTDTFVDQYTYTVTWDDGSTSTVADPYRRLPTVGEVDLHLIGEGTHQRLWEVLGAHPLSKDDGGGVAFAVWAPHAAGVAVIGDFNGWNPHQHPMRALGSSGIWELWIPTAQPGQRYKYSITTGDGVHLDKADPMAQLAEPAPNTASIIAAPTQFEWADNAWMRTRSRFAPLAASEEPTSPMSIYELHLGSWRKGLSYRELAEQLTEYVTEMGFTHVELMGISEHPFEPSWGYQVTSYYAPNNRFGSPDDLRFLIDSLHKAGVGVIMDWVPGHFPKDAWALGRFDGEACYEHPDPRRGEQPDWGTYVFDFGRNEVRNFLVANALYWCQEFHIDGLRVDAVASMLYLDYSRDDWLPNIHGGRENLEAVNFLQEMNRTVHATCPGAVTIAEESTSWPGVTDPNGLGFSYKWNMGWMHDSLEYIQRDPIHRGHHHNEITFSMVYAYSEKYVLPISHDEVVHGKGTLWSRMPTDSSWDRAAMVRTYLAYMWAHPGKKLLFQGQEFGQVQEWNESKGLDWDNLEGWEGEYHRGLQSLTRTLNHLYTSLPALADDHTPDGFQWIANDDATNNVLSFIRRHQGQNLACVINFSGSTHENYRIGLPQAGTWKEVLNTDSHTFEGADRETGVDLVAEQISSHGFGASAAMTIPAHSARWFVANS, translated from the coding sequence ATGACCCTGAATCCCAACGATGTCCAACGGTTAGAGCAGCGCCGCCACCACGCACCCCACGACGTGCTCGGTGCGCACGAGACCGATGATGGATCCACCGTCATCACCACCATCCAGTTCGGGGCGCGCTCCGTGGCCGTGAGTATCAACGGCCGCGCCGCAGAGCCCATGGAGCAAGTGGGCAACGGGATCTTCCAGCTCACCACGGACACGTTCGTGGATCAGTACACCTACACCGTCACCTGGGACGATGGCTCCACCTCCACGGTCGCCGACCCCTACCGCCGCCTGCCCACGGTCGGCGAGGTAGACCTGCACCTCATCGGCGAGGGCACGCACCAGCGCCTCTGGGAAGTCCTGGGCGCGCATCCGCTCTCGAAGGACGATGGCGGCGGCGTGGCCTTCGCCGTGTGGGCTCCCCACGCCGCGGGCGTAGCCGTGATCGGCGACTTCAACGGCTGGAACCCCCACCAGCACCCCATGCGCGCCCTCGGCTCCTCCGGCATCTGGGAGTTGTGGATCCCCACAGCGCAGCCCGGCCAGCGCTACAAGTACTCCATCACCACCGGCGATGGCGTGCACCTGGACAAGGCCGATCCCATGGCACAGCTCGCCGAGCCGGCGCCGAACACCGCCTCCATCATCGCGGCCCCCACGCAGTTCGAATGGGCGGATAATGCCTGGATGCGGACGCGATCGCGGTTCGCGCCCCTGGCGGCGTCGGAGGAACCGACCAGCCCCATGAGCATCTACGAGCTGCACCTGGGCTCCTGGCGCAAGGGTCTTTCCTACCGTGAGCTCGCCGAGCAGCTCACCGAGTATGTCACGGAGATGGGTTTTACCCACGTGGAGCTCATGGGCATCTCCGAGCACCCGTTTGAGCCCTCGTGGGGCTACCAGGTCACCAGCTACTATGCGCCGAACAACCGCTTCGGCAGCCCGGACGACCTGCGTTTCCTCATCGACAGCCTCCACAAGGCCGGCGTGGGCGTGATCATGGACTGGGTGCCCGGCCACTTCCCCAAGGATGCCTGGGCGCTCGGCCGCTTCGATGGCGAGGCCTGCTACGAGCACCCCGACCCGCGCCGCGGTGAGCAGCCCGACTGGGGCACCTACGTGTTCGACTTCGGCCGCAACGAGGTGCGCAACTTCCTCGTGGCCAACGCGCTGTACTGGTGCCAGGAGTTCCACATCGACGGCCTGCGCGTGGACGCCGTGGCTTCCATGCTCTACCTCGACTACTCCCGCGACGATTGGCTGCCCAACATCCACGGCGGCCGCGAGAACCTGGAAGCAGTGAACTTCCTGCAGGAGATGAACCGCACCGTCCACGCCACCTGCCCCGGAGCCGTGACCATCGCGGAGGAATCGACCTCCTGGCCCGGCGTGACCGACCCGAACGGCCTGGGCTTTAGCTACAAGTGGAACATGGGTTGGATGCACGATTCGCTGGAGTACATCCAGCGCGATCCGATCCACCGCGGCCACCACCACAACGAGATCACGTTCTCCATGGTGTACGCCTACTCGGAGAAGTACGTGCTGCCGATCAGCCACGATGAAGTGGTCCACGGCAAGGGCACGCTGTGGTCGCGCATGCCCACCGATTCCAGCTGGGATCGCGCGGCGATGGTGCGCACCTACCTGGCGTACATGTGGGCGCACCCCGGTAAGAAGCTGCTGTTCCAGGGCCAGGAGTTCGGCCAGGTCCAGGAGTGGAACGAGTCCAAGGGCTTGGACTGGGACAACCTCGAGGGCTGGGAGGGCGAATACCACCGCGGCCTGCAGTCGCTGACGCGCACGCTCAACCACCTGTACACGTCTCTGCCTGCTCTCGCCGACGATCACACGCCCGATGGTTTTCAGTGGATCGCCAACGATGATGCGACCAACAACGTTCTTTCCTTTATTCGACGCCACCAGGGGCAGAACCTCGCATGCGTCATCAACTTCTCGGGTTCCACCCACGAGAACTACCGCATCGGCCTCCCCCAGGCCGGGACGTGGAAAGAGGTGCTCAACACCGACTCGCACACGTTTGAAGGAGCCGACCGGGAGACCGGAGTGGACCTTGTGGCCGAGCAGATCAGCTCCCACGGGTTCGGCGCCAGCGCGGCGATGACGATCCCGGCGCACAGCGCGCGGTGGTTCGTGGCGAACAGCTAG
- a CDS encoding tetratricopeptide repeat protein, with amino-acid sequence MSNQPSAPSRFAAGAIDLGQVKAKAETESSLPDRVATISPSTFEQDVVIRSTQVPVIILLGSARSEASENMRMAFESLVAQSESIEWLFRYADVDSTPEVAQAFGVQAIPTVIALANGRPMTNFEGGQPTDQLQQWVAAVVQATAGKLQGLQAEEASDPRLDAAADKLAAEDYDGAIADYDAILSAEPGNADARSARANAMLMRRAAQEGDNPFAEADQLILQGDKTAAFDTLIDKIAARGSDAAAAKERLLELFTLFEAGDSEVIAARTKMASALF; translated from the coding sequence ATGAGTAATCAACCTTCCGCCCCTTCCCGCTTCGCCGCCGGTGCCATTGACCTAGGTCAGGTCAAGGCGAAGGCAGAGACTGAGTCTTCTTTGCCGGATCGCGTGGCAACCATTAGCCCCAGCACCTTTGAGCAGGACGTGGTGATCCGCTCCACCCAGGTGCCGGTGATTATCCTCCTGGGCTCGGCTCGTTCCGAGGCCTCGGAAAATATGCGCATGGCTTTCGAATCGCTCGTGGCGCAGTCGGAGTCCATCGAGTGGCTGTTCCGCTACGCCGATGTGGATTCCACTCCGGAGGTCGCCCAGGCCTTCGGTGTGCAGGCCATCCCAACGGTCATCGCGCTGGCCAATGGTCGGCCGATGACGAACTTCGAGGGCGGTCAGCCGACGGATCAGCTGCAGCAGTGGGTTGCGGCGGTTGTGCAGGCTACCGCGGGCAAACTGCAGGGGCTGCAGGCTGAGGAGGCCTCTGATCCTCGTCTGGACGCTGCAGCAGACAAGCTGGCCGCCGAGGACTACGACGGCGCCATCGCGGATTACGATGCCATCTTGTCCGCAGAGCCCGGCAATGCCGACGCACGCTCTGCACGCGCCAATGCCATGCTTATGCGCCGTGCGGCTCAGGAGGGGGACAATCCTTTCGCGGAGGCCGACCAGCTCATCCTGCAGGGCGATAAGACCGCAGCGTTCGACACGCTCATCGACAAGATTGCAGCGAGGGGCTCGGACGCGGCAGCCGCCAAGGAGCGCCTGCTCGAGCTGTTCACTCTCTTCGAGGCCGGGGACTCGGAAGTCATCGCGGCCCGCACGAAGATGGCCTCGGCCCTTTTCTAA
- the nucS gene encoding endonuclease NucS gives MRLVIASCSVDYVGRLEAHLPKADRLIMVKADGSVSIHADDRAYKPLNWMTPPCTLTVVSPEDDLTSDATLIYPELDNDGVKQLWIVENTKGEQLRIQIFAIHSDTSHELGEDPGLVKDGVESHLQELLAEQIELLGEGYTLVRREYPTAIGPVDILSKDSTGATVAVEIKRRGGIDGVEQLTRYVELLNRDELLAPVTGVFAAQEIKPQARTLAEDRGIRCVTLDYEAMRGTDSSEFRLF, from the coding sequence ATGCGTTTAGTCATCGCCAGTTGCAGTGTGGATTATGTCGGGCGTCTCGAGGCGCACTTGCCTAAGGCCGACCGACTCATCATGGTCAAAGCCGATGGATCGGTCTCGATTCACGCCGACGACCGCGCCTACAAGCCCCTGAATTGGATGACCCCTCCCTGCACCCTCACGGTGGTCTCCCCGGAGGATGATCTTACGTCCGACGCCACCCTGATCTACCCCGAACTCGATAACGATGGGGTGAAACAGTTGTGGATCGTCGAGAACACGAAAGGTGAGCAGCTTCGCATCCAGATCTTCGCTATCCACTCGGACACGTCTCACGAGCTGGGGGAGGACCCGGGCTTGGTCAAGGACGGCGTGGAGTCTCACCTCCAGGAGCTCCTTGCCGAGCAAATTGAGCTGCTGGGGGAGGGCTACACGTTGGTGCGCCGCGAGTACCCCACGGCGATCGGGCCGGTGGATATCTTGTCGAAGGATTCCACGGGTGCGACGGTCGCGGTGGAGATCAAGCGCCGCGGCGGCATCGACGGTGTGGAGCAGCTGACCCGCTACGTGGAGCTGCTTAATCGCGATGAGCTCCTTGCCCCTGTGACGGGTGTGTTCGCCGCCCAGGAGATCAAGCCGCAGGCCCGCACGCTGGCTGAGGATCGTGGCATCCGTTGCGTCACCCTGGACTATGAGGCTATGCGGGGCACGGACTCCTCGGAGTTCCGACTCTTCTAG
- a CDS encoding DUF2550 domain-containing protein, translated as MTWLWYLLLALVCAAMLSAAWRFFTLRSRGFPVVIRSLPNPDGRHWRHGVLIYSDRSARLYKLRSLRLDSDVVLTRLGLSIDGRRQMTAREAHFLEPDLHIVQLDHRGRKWEMAVDSSGDTALVAWLESAPSARRDSNSAYNHPRPM; from the coding sequence ATGACGTGGCTGTGGTATCTCCTCCTCGCGCTGGTCTGCGCGGCAATGCTGTCTGCCGCCTGGCGCTTTTTCACACTGCGTTCGCGCGGATTTCCCGTGGTGATCCGGAGCCTGCCCAATCCCGATGGTCGGCACTGGCGCCACGGGGTTTTGATTTATAGCGACCGTTCCGCCAGGCTCTACAAGCTCCGCAGCCTCCGCCTGGACTCGGACGTTGTCCTCACGCGCCTCGGGCTGTCCATCGACGGCCGCCGCCAGATGACCGCCCGCGAGGCGCATTTCCTGGAGCCTGATCTCCACATCGTGCAGCTCGATCACCGTGGTCGGAAGTGGGAGATGGCCGTGGATTCCAGCGGCGATACCGCCCTTGTGGCGTGGCTCGAGTCCGCGCCGTCCGCCCGCCGCGATAGCAATAGCGCGTATAACCATCCTCGCCCGATGTAG
- a CDS encoding F0F1 ATP synthase subunit epsilon: protein MAEIAAQLVSVERALWTGTATSVTAQTTEGEIGVLPGHEPLLGQLVENGVVTIRTNDGEKLVAAVQGGFLSVSSDKITILADSASWAREVDVADAQSRAESAEDERDKALAESELRAVKRLESN from the coding sequence ATGGCTGAGATTGCCGCGCAACTGGTTTCCGTGGAGCGGGCGCTGTGGACTGGTACCGCAACGTCTGTGACCGCGCAGACCACTGAAGGCGAGATCGGCGTGCTCCCCGGTCACGAGCCCCTTCTCGGCCAGCTGGTCGAGAACGGTGTGGTGACCATTCGGACAAACGATGGCGAGAAGCTGGTGGCAGCCGTGCAGGGTGGTTTCCTGTCCGTCTCCAGCGACAAGATCACCATTCTGGCGGACTCTGCTTCGTGGGCCCGTGAGGTCGACGTTGCGGATGCCCAGTCCCGTGCTGAATCCGCTGAGGATGAGCGGGACAAGGCTCTGGCTGAGTCCGAATTGCGCGCTGTGAAGCGACTCGAAAGCAACTAG
- the atpD gene encoding F0F1 ATP synthase subunit beta, with protein sequence MTTAIQEQPNAAPAVAGRVVRVIGPVVDVEFPRGEQPALFNALTVEVTLEAVAKTITLEVAQHLGDNLVRAVSMAPTDGLVRGAEVKDTGKPISVPVGDVVKGHVFNALGDCLDEPGLGRDGEQWGIHREPPAFDQLEGKTEILETGIKVIDLLTPYVKGGKIGLFGGAGVGKTVLIQEMITRIAREFSGTSVFAGVGERTREGTDLFLEMEEMGVLQDTALVFGQMDEPPGVRMRVALSGLTMAEYFRDVQNQDVLLFIDNIFRFTQAGSEVSTLLGRMPSAVGYQPTLADEMGVLQERITSTKGRSITSLQAVYVPADDYTDPAPATTFAHLDATTELDRSIASKGIYPAVNPLTSTSRILEPGIVGERHYEVAQRVINILQKNKELQDIIAILGMDELSEEDKITVQRARRLERFLGQNFFVAEKFTGIPGSYVPLEDTIDAFERICDGEFDHYPEQAFNGLGGLDDVEAAYKKMSDK encoded by the coding sequence ATGACTACAGCAATTCAGGAGCAGCCCAACGCTGCACCGGCTGTTGCGGGCCGCGTCGTGCGAGTCATCGGCCCAGTCGTCGATGTGGAGTTCCCACGCGGTGAGCAGCCGGCTCTGTTTAACGCCCTGACCGTCGAGGTCACCCTCGAAGCAGTGGCAAAGACCATCACCCTTGAGGTGGCACAGCACCTCGGTGACAACCTCGTGCGCGCTGTGTCCATGGCCCCCACCGACGGCCTCGTCCGCGGTGCTGAGGTCAAGGACACCGGCAAGCCGATTTCCGTGCCCGTCGGTGACGTCGTGAAGGGCCACGTGTTCAACGCCCTGGGCGACTGCCTCGACGAGCCGGGCTTGGGCCGCGACGGCGAGCAGTGGGGCATCCACCGCGAGCCGCCGGCATTCGACCAGCTGGAAGGTAAGACCGAGATCCTGGAGACGGGCATCAAGGTCATCGACCTGCTGACCCCATACGTGAAGGGCGGCAAGATCGGCCTGTTCGGCGGTGCAGGTGTGGGCAAGACGGTGCTGATCCAGGAGATGATTACCCGTATCGCCCGCGAGTTCTCCGGTACCTCTGTGTTCGCCGGTGTTGGTGAGCGTACCCGTGAGGGTACGGACCTCTTCCTCGAGATGGAGGAGATGGGCGTGCTGCAAGACACCGCGCTTGTCTTCGGCCAGATGGATGAGCCCCCAGGAGTCCGTATGCGCGTGGCTCTGTCCGGCCTGACCATGGCGGAGTACTTCCGCGATGTTCAGAACCAGGACGTGCTGCTGTTCATCGACAACATCTTCCGTTTCACCCAGGCTGGTTCTGAGGTTTCGACCCTGCTGGGTCGTATGCCTTCTGCCGTGGGCTACCAGCCCACCCTGGCTGACGAGATGGGTGTTCTGCAGGAGCGCATTACCTCCACCAAGGGTCGTTCCATTACGTCTCTGCAGGCCGTGTACGTGCCCGCCGACGACTACACCGACCCGGCTCCGGCGACCACCTTCGCCCACCTGGATGCGACCACCGAGCTTGACCGCTCCATCGCATCGAAGGGTATTTACCCCGCTGTGAACCCGCTGACCTCTACCTCTCGTATCCTCGAGCCGGGTATCGTCGGCGAGCGTCACTACGAGGTTGCCCAGCGCGTGATCAACATTCTGCAGAAGAACAAGGAACTGCAGGACATCATCGCCATCCTGGGTATGGACGAGCTGTCGGAAGAAGACAAGATCACCGTTCAGCGCGCACGTCGTCTGGAGCGCTTCCTGGGCCAGAACTTCTTCGTTGCGGAGAAGTTCACCGGCATCCCGGGCTCCTACGTGCCGCTGGAGGACACGATCGACGCCTTCGAGCGCATCTGCGACGGCGAGTTCGACCACTACCCAGAGCAGGCCTTCAACGGTCTCGGTGGCCTGGACGATGTCGAAGCCGCTTACAAGAAGATGAGCGACAAGTAG
- a CDS encoding F0F1 ATP synthase subunit gamma — translation MASLRELRTRIKSVNSTKKITKAQELIATSRITKAQARVDAAQPYADEITAVVQRLASASTLDHKMLQEPEDASRAAILVVSSDRGMCGGYNNNVFKKTAELRKRLQNQGKEVVLYVSGNKGLSYYNFRGEDIAGSWTGYSQDPEYSATHDLRRHLIEGFLAGSEGHAEWREGLNVPEGESIQGFDEVHIVYTKFESMLSQTAEAHRVLPIEMVVEHEKLELGDDMVSDKVDHVGAEVEFEPDADSLLKALLPQYVSRGIFAAMLESAASESAARRTAMSAATDNATDLVKQLSRVANQARQAQITQEITEIVGGASALADSGESD, via the coding sequence ATGGCCAGTCTTCGCGAACTGAGGACACGTATTAAGTCCGTGAACTCAACCAAGAAGATCACCAAGGCGCAGGAGCTCATCGCCACCTCGAGGATCACGAAGGCCCAGGCCCGCGTGGATGCCGCTCAGCCGTACGCTGACGAAATCACTGCGGTGGTTCAGCGTCTGGCTTCCGCTAGCACCTTGGATCACAAGATGCTGCAGGAACCGGAAGACGCTTCTCGCGCAGCTATCCTCGTGGTTTCGAGTGACCGTGGCATGTGCGGTGGCTACAATAACAACGTCTTCAAGAAGACGGCAGAGCTGCGTAAGCGTCTGCAGAACCAGGGCAAGGAAGTTGTCCTGTACGTCTCCGGTAACAAGGGACTCAGCTACTACAACTTCCGTGGCGAGGACATCGCTGGATCGTGGACCGGGTACTCCCAGGACCCCGAGTACAGCGCAACGCACGATCTTCGCCGCCACTTGATCGAAGGCTTCTTGGCCGGATCCGAGGGCCACGCTGAGTGGCGCGAGGGTCTGAACGTGCCGGAAGGCGAGAGCATCCAGGGCTTCGACGAGGTGCACATCGTGTACACCAAGTTTGAGTCCATGCTGTCGCAGACCGCTGAGGCACACCGCGTGCTGCCGATCGAGATGGTTGTGGAACACGAGAAGCTGGAGCTGGGCGATGACATGGTCTCCGACAAGGTGGACCACGTTGGCGCCGAGGTCGAGTTCGAGCCCGATGCAGATTCCCTGCTGAAGGCACTGCTGCCGCAGTATGTTTCCCGTGGCATCTTCGCAGCAATGCTGGAATCTGCAGCATCTGAGTCCGCCGCCCGCCGTACCGCTATGAGCGCCGCTACGGACAATGCCACCGACCTGGTCAAGCAGCTTTCGCGAGTTGCTAACCAGGCACGCCAGGCACAGATTACCCAGGAAATCACAGAGATCGTCGGTGGCGCTTCCGCGCTCGCCGATAGCGGAGAAAGTGACTAA
- the atpA gene encoding F0F1 ATP synthase subunit alpha, whose amino-acid sequence MAELTISSDEIRSAIANYTSSYSPEASREEVGVVTTAADGIAQVSGMPSVMANELLEFPGGVIGVAQNLDTDHVGVVILGNYELLKEGDEVKRTGEVLSIPVGDKFLGRVINPLGQAIDGLGDIEAEEERVLELQAPSVLMRQPVEEPMQTGIKAIDAMTPIGRGQRQLIIGDRKTGKTLVCIDTILNQRDNWESGDEKKQVRCIYVAIGQKGSTIASIRKTLEDNGALEYTTIVAAPASDSAGFKWLAPFAGAALGQHWMYQGKHVLVIYDDLTKQAEAYRAISLLLRRPPGREAYPGDVFYLHSRLLERAAKLSDDLGGGSLTALPIIETKANDVSAFIPTNVISITDGQVFLESDLFNQGVRPAINVGVSVSRVGGAAQTKGMKKVSGSLRLDLAAYRDLEAFAAFASDLDPASKAQLERGKRLVELLKQTETKPQSVEDQMVSIYLAGEGEFDDVPVEDIRRFEKELWEYLHANASGVYDQIAGGKPFDDESKEALAKNVDEFKRTFQTTDGSPVINEPEARPLGDDEVSKSQITVSRKSK is encoded by the coding sequence ATGGCGGAGCTGACGATCTCCTCCGATGAGATCCGTAGCGCGATTGCGAACTACACCTCGAGCTACTCCCCGGAGGCCTCCCGTGAGGAGGTCGGCGTGGTCACGACGGCAGCGGACGGCATTGCCCAGGTGAGCGGCATGCCTTCTGTGATGGCCAATGAGCTGCTCGAGTTCCCAGGCGGCGTGATTGGCGTCGCACAGAACCTCGACACCGACCACGTCGGCGTCGTGATCCTGGGTAACTACGAGTTGCTCAAGGAGGGCGACGAGGTCAAGAGGACCGGCGAGGTCCTGTCCATTCCGGTTGGGGATAAGTTCCTCGGCCGCGTTATCAACCCACTGGGTCAGGCCATCGACGGCTTGGGCGACATTGAAGCTGAAGAGGAGCGCGTCCTCGAGCTTCAGGCCCCATCCGTTCTGATGCGTCAGCCCGTCGAAGAGCCCATGCAGACCGGCATCAAGGCTATCGACGCAATGACCCCCATCGGCCGTGGTCAGCGTCAGCTGATCATTGGTGACCGCAAGACCGGTAAGACCTTGGTCTGCATCGATACCATTCTGAACCAGCGCGATAACTGGGAGTCCGGCGACGAGAAGAAGCAGGTTCGCTGCATCTACGTCGCAATTGGTCAAAAGGGCTCCACCATCGCGTCCATCCGTAAGACCCTCGAGGACAACGGCGCTCTGGAGTACACCACCATCGTGGCTGCTCCGGCATCTGACTCCGCGGGCTTCAAGTGGCTGGCACCCTTCGCCGGCGCTGCACTGGGTCAGCACTGGATGTACCAGGGCAAGCACGTTCTGGTGATCTACGATGATCTGACCAAGCAGGCCGAGGCATACCGTGCCATCTCCCTGCTGCTGCGTCGCCCACCGGGCCGCGAGGCTTACCCCGGTGACGTCTTCTACCTGCACTCCCGTCTGCTGGAGCGTGCTGCGAAGCTGTCCGACGATCTGGGCGGCGGTTCCCTGACCGCACTGCCGATCATCGAGACCAAGGCAAACGACGTTTCCGCCTTCATCCCGACCAACGTTATCTCCATTACCGACGGCCAGGTCTTCCTGGAGTCCGACCTGTTCAACCAGGGCGTCCGGCCTGCAATTAACGTTGGTGTGTCCGTCTCCCGTGTGGGTGGTGCCGCACAGACCAAGGGTATGAAGAAGGTTTCCGGTTCTCTGCGTCTGGACCTGGCCGCATACCGCGACCTCGAAGCATTCGCTGCCTTCGCGTCCGACCTGGACCCCGCTTCCAAGGCTCAGCTGGAGCGCGGTAAGCGCCTCGTCGAGCTGCTGAAGCAGACCGAGACTAAGCCGCAGTCCGTCGAGGATCAGATGGTGTCCATCTACCTCGCCGGCGAGGGCGAATTCGATGATGTTCCGGTTGAGGACATCCGCCGCTTCGAGAAGGAGCTGTGGGAGTACCTGCACGCCAACGCATCCGGCGTGTACGACCAGATTGCTGGCGGCAAGCCCTTCGACGATGAGTCCAAGGAAGCCCTGGCGAAGAACGTTGACGAATTCAAGCGCACCTTCCAGACCACGGACGGCTCGCCCGTCATCAACGAGCCCGAGGCTCGTCCGCTTGGAGACGACGAAGTTTCCAAGTCGCAGATCACTGTCTCCCGCAAGTCCAAGTAA
- a CDS encoding F0F1 ATP synthase subunit delta, translated as MHAASREALERLVETLNKGLNESAEQVGTGATTGTELFEFVDVLDRERALRVALVDSAKSADQRVSLVKELLAGKVSNSTEEIVSAAVSQNWSNSRDFRNGLVKLGRVALLRSAEGQGQLDRVQDELFRLARIVENEPQLELLLADRSASVDARRDLLAKVLYGKVTATTEALALQAIGRLRQRPVEALDSLTDEVAALEGREVARVRSAAPLGEQQQSLLADKLEKIYGRKIAVHTEVDSSLLGGAVIRVGDEVIDGSTAGKLQRLRRSLA; from the coding sequence ATGCACGCAGCGAGCCGAGAGGCACTTGAGCGCCTCGTCGAAACCCTGAACAAGGGACTGAACGAGTCCGCCGAGCAGGTGGGTACCGGAGCCACCACTGGCACCGAGCTCTTCGAATTTGTCGACGTGCTCGACCGTGAGCGCGCCCTTCGGGTTGCGCTCGTTGACTCCGCGAAGTCTGCCGACCAGCGCGTATCCTTGGTTAAGGAATTGCTGGCTGGGAAGGTATCGAACTCCACCGAGGAGATCGTGTCCGCTGCTGTGTCCCAGAATTGGTCAAACTCCCGTGACTTCCGCAACGGACTTGTGAAGCTGGGCCGCGTGGCTCTGCTTCGTTCCGCTGAGGGACAGGGCCAGCTTGACCGGGTTCAGGACGAATTGTTCCGCCTCGCACGCATCGTGGAGAACGAGCCTCAGCTCGAGCTCCTCCTGGCTGATCGTTCGGCATCCGTGGATGCCCGCCGCGATCTGCTGGCCAAGGTGCTGTACGGCAAGGTCACGGCAACGACTGAAGCGCTGGCACTGCAGGCCATTGGCCGTTTGCGCCAGCGTCCAGTCGAAGCACTTGATTCTCTGACCGATGAGGTCGCTGCATTGGAAGGCCGCGAGGTTGCTCGCGTCCGCTCCGCAGCTCCTCTGGGCGAACAGCAGCAGTCCCTTCTGGCTGACAAGCTGGAAAAGATTTACGGTCGCAAGATCGCTGTACACACTGAGGTTGATTCCAGCCTCCTCGGTGGTGCCGTGATCCGCGTCGGCGACGAAGTGATCGATGGAAGCACCGCAGGCAAACTGCAGCGCTTGCGTCGTTCCCTCGCCTAA
- a CDS encoding F0F1 ATP synthase subunit B — protein MTNLFFMAAEKLPMEEQINPLLPPLYDIVWSIIPFAVVLIVFWKAVLPKFQEVLNQREDQIEGGIQRAEAAQAEAKAALEKYNAQLAEARTEAAQIRDDARSQGQKIIADMKAQATEESARIVESGNKQLEAQRAAVVSDLRKEMGENSINLAERLLGEQLSDDVKRSGTIDNFLAGLDNVSSARK, from the coding sequence ATGACGAACCTATTTTTCATGGCAGCTGAGAAACTGCCAATGGAGGAGCAGATTAACCCTCTGCTCCCTCCGCTGTATGACATCGTCTGGTCCATCATTCCCTTCGCAGTAGTCCTGATCGTCTTCTGGAAGGCAGTCCTTCCGAAGTTCCAGGAAGTGCTGAATCAGCGCGAGGACCAGATTGAGGGCGGCATCCAGCGTGCCGAGGCAGCTCAGGCTGAAGCTAAGGCTGCGCTTGAAAAGTACAACGCCCAGCTCGCTGAGGCCCGCACTGAGGCCGCACAGATCCGTGATGACGCACGTTCCCAGGGACAGAAGATCATCGCTGATATGAAGGCTCAGGCTACCGAAGAGTCTGCACGCATCGTCGAGTCCGGCAATAAGCAGCTCGAGGCACAGCGTGCAGCTGTTGTCTCCGACCTGCGTAAGGAGATGGGGGAGAACTCCATCAACCTGGCTGAGCGCCTGCTGGGCGAGCAGCTGTCGGATGACGTCAAGCGTTCGGGCACTATCGATAACTTCCTTGCTGGCTTGGACAACGTCAGCAGCGCTAGGAAGTGA
- a CDS encoding ATP synthase F0 subunit C, which yields MNDILVLAQETTTALTGLGAVGYGLAAIGPGIGVGLVAGKTAEAMARQPEMAGQLRTTMFLGIAFTEALALIGLVAGFLFA from the coding sequence ATGAACGACATCCTCGTACTTGCTCAGGAAACCACCACCGCCCTGACCGGCCTGGGCGCTGTCGGCTACGGCCTGGCTGCCATCGGCCCCGGCATCGGCGTGGGCCTGGTTGCCGGCAAGACCGCTGAAGCTATGGCTCGTCAGCCCGAGATGGCTGGCCAGCTGCGCACCACCATGTTCCTGGGCATCGCCTTCACCGAGGCCCTGGCCCTGATTGGTCTGGTCGCTGGCTTCCTGTTCGCTTAA